The DNA sequence TACCGGGCACTCCGCCCCGTACGGCGGCCGTCCGGCTGCTCCCGTACCACCGGGCCGGCCGCGCCGCGGGCCCGGCGGCCGGCGTGCGCTCGCGGCGGCCTTCTGGCTCGGCCTGGTCGTCGCGGTCCTGCCGTGGTGGCTGGGCACCCCGGCCGGCTCGCTGGCGGACACCGCCGACCTGCTCACCGCCGGCGGTCGGATCACCGGCCTGATCGCCGGCTACCTGCTGCTGGTGCAGGTGCTGGCGATGAGCCGGCTCGGCGTGCTGGAACGCGCGTTGGGCGGCGAGCGGATCTCCCGCCTGCACCGGGACCTCGGCGCGACGCTGCTGGTGGCGGTGCTCACCCACATGGCGCTGCTGGTGGTCGGCTACGCCCGGCAGGAGCGCAACTCCGTGTTCGGCGAGGTCGGCGCGCTGCTCACCGACTACGAGGACATGCTTTCCGCGTTCCTGGCCGCCGGCGTCATGGTGGTGGTCGGGTTCACGGCGGTCCGCGGCATCCGCCGCCGGCTGCCCTACGAACTCTGGTACGCGCTGCACCTGACCAGCTATCTCACGCTGCTGCTCGGCTACGCGCACCAGTTCAGCAACGGCGCCCAGCTCCACGAGCCGGGGCCGGTGCGCACCGGCTGGATCGTCGCGTACCTGCTGGTGGTGGCCGCGCTGCTGTGGGGCCGGATCATCGCGCCGCTGGTGTTCAACCTGCGGCACAAGCTGCGGGTGGCCGACGTGGTGGCGGAGAGCCCGGACACCGTCTCGGTCTACCTGACCGGGCAGCGGCTCAACCAGATCGACATGCTCGGCGGCCAGTACTTCCGCTGGCGCTTCCTGAACCCCGGCGGCTGGTGGCAGTCGCACCCGTTCTCCGTCTCGGCGGCGGGCAACGGCCGCTGGCTGCGGCTCACCGTGAAGGTGGTCGGCGGGCACACCGCCGACCTGCGGGACCTCACGCCCGGCACCCGGGTGTGGGCCGAGGGGCCGTCCGGTACGTTCACCGCCGCGCACCGCACCCGGGAGCGGGCGCTGCTCATCGCCGGCGGCAGCGGCATCGCGCCGCTGCGGGCGATGCTGGAGGAGTTGCCGCCCGGCGCGGCGCTGATCTACCGCGCGCGTACCCCGGCCGACGTGCTGCTGCACCGGGAGCTGGACTGGCTCGCGCAGGCCCGGCAGACGTCGGTCTGGTACGTCATCGGCCGGCGCGACGACCCCGGCCCGCGCCAGGTGATGAACCCGGAGGGGCTGCGCCGGCTGGTGCCCGACCTGACCCGCCGCGACGTCTACCTGTGCGGGCCCGGCGGCATGGTCGACGAGACCGTGAAGGCGCTGCGCGCGGCCGGCGTGCCCCGCCGCCAGATCCACCTCACCGCGTTCGAGTTGTAGGAAGGCACCCACCATGCGTCGCACGCTGATCGCGATCACCGGACTGGCCGCCGGCACCACCGCGCTGGTGGTCCTCAAGGGCGGTCCCGGCGCCGGCCAGGCCACCGCCGGTGACCTGCCGGTCGCGCTGGCCCCGGTCGCGCCGGGCGGCTCGCCCGCGCCCGGCGGGCCGACGCCCACCGCGTCCGGCGGCGGCACGCCCTCGGCCGCGCCGAGCACCTCGGCGAAGCCGGGTGCGAAGCCCTCCGCCGACCGGACGCCGGCCACCCGGACCAGCACCCGGGCCCGGACCACCCCGGCCGCGCCGAAGACCACCACGAAGGCGCCGAAGCCCACCACGCGCACGGTCACCGGGCCGACCGTCACCTACCGGTACGGGTCGCTGCGGGTGCAGATCACGTTGAGCGGCAGCCGCATCGTCGACGCCACCGGGCTGGACATGCCGGTCGGCGGGCAGGAGGGGCAGCGCGCCGACGATGTGCAGGCCCGCTACAGCGGCAGCTCCGGCGAGGTGGTGGCGAAGCAGAGCGCCAACCTGAACACCGTCTCCGGGGCCACGTACACCAGCACCGCGTACAAGCAGTCGTTGCAGTCCGCCCTCGACAAGGCGTGACGCGGTTGGCCGCCGCCGGCCGGCCCGGCCTGCGTCGGGTCGAGCAGATCATGGGTACGGCGATCAGCCTCGACCTGGCCGACGACCTGCCCGCCGCCACGTTGCACGAGCTGGCCGAGCGCACGTTCGACTGGCTGCGCGAGGTGGATGCCCGGTTCAGCACGTACCGGGACGACAGCGAGGTGTGCCGGCTGGACCGGGGGGAGTTGCGGGCGGCCGACGCCTCCGGCGACCTGCGGGCGGTGCTGGAGCGGTGCGCCGACCTGTGGTCGTCCACGGACGGCTTCTTCGACGCGTACGCCACCGGCCGGCTGGACCCGTCCGGCTACGTGAAGGGCTGGGCGGCGCAGGTCGCCTCGGACCGGCTGGTGGCGGCCGGCGCCCCGAACCACTGCGTGAACGCCGGCGGCGACGTCCGGGTCCGTGGCCGGACCGCCACCGGGGAGCCGTGGCGGATCGGGGTGCGGCATCCCTGGGACCCGGCGGCCACCTGCCTGGTGCTGACCGGCACCGACCTGGCGGTCGCCACCAGCGGGGTGTACGAGCGCGGCCACCACGTCGTCGACCCGCGCCGGGGGGCGCCGGCGGCCGGCCTGCGCTCGGTCACCGTGGTCGGCCCGGACCTGGGCGTGGCGGACGCGTACGCGACGGCGGCGGTGGCCATGGGCGGGCCCGGCATCGCCTGGCTGGACCGCCTCCCCGCCCCCTGGCAGCACGCCGTGGTGACGGACGACGCCCGTCTCCTGCACTCCCGCACCCTTCCTGCGACCCTCGACCCGGCCCGCGCCCGGCCGTCACCGGGGTGAGCAAGGAGTTGGCGTCGTGCTCGGGCCGCCGAACCGACGCGAACTCCTTGCTCAACGCCGGGGTGGGGGGAGGGGGCAGCGTGGGGGGCCGGGGTCAGCGGAGAGGGCGGTGGAGGATGGCGGGGCGGGAACCCGGAGGGCGGGGACGGCCGGGGCGGGCGCCCCGGGGGCGGGTGAACGCCCACGGGTACGGGCGTCGGCGGTGCCGTGGTGGTTCCGTGCCGCCGGTGTGGCGGGCCGCGTCGTCCCTGGACATCGTCAAACCCCCGCTCTGGCGCGCACGCGCCCTCGGCAGGCACAACGAGCCCGGTGCCGGGGAGGTCGCTGTCGGGTCAGCGACCCCGCCGGGGCAGCGGGAGGTGGCCGGGGAACAGCTCCGGGGTGAGCGTGACGCCGGCCGCCCGCAACGCCGCGATCAGCGCGTTCTGCACCAGGTAGGAGTCGGGCAACTGCCATCGGGCCTGTTCCGGGGCGACCGCCCAGCGCACGGCGCCCTCGGGCAGCCGGGTCGGCGGGGCCGGGATCCACGAGCCGGGGCCGTGCCGCACCACGTGGAAGCAGTGCTCCAGCTCCGGCCGAAGCGGGTCGCCGGGCCGGACCAGGAACATCCAGCGGCCGGTCGGGGTGACCAGCACCGGCCCGCGTACGCCGAAGCCGGCCGGGTGGGCGGCGACCGTCTCCAGCACCTGCCGGCCCAGGTGGGCGGCGACCTCCAGCACGTCGAACGCGCGCCCGGTGGGCAGCAGCACCCCGTGCGGGCGGCTGCGCCACCAGGTGGCCACCCGGGCCGGGTCGGCGCTGGCCGCGTGTTCCCACTCCTCCAGCGCCGGGTGGCAGCCCACCGTGGGGCAGCCGGCCCGACCGCAGACGAAGCGGCTGTTGGCCAGGCAGGCGCCGGGCGTGACCGGCCAGCCGTGCAGCGCGTACCGGATCGCGACCCGTCGCAGCCGCACCCGTTCCAGCGGCGACAGGTGAGCGACGCGCGGTCGGACGTTCCCCCACATGTGTGCCATCCCCTCTCGCCCCACCGAATCGTCCACCGCCACACGTCGAGAACCGTCACTGCCGTAACCCGGGATCGTTGACCTGACGAACGGCCGGTGCAACTTGCACGAAAACTACGAGAACTGGCTGGACGGCTGACGTACAACCTGTGCGACCAGGGAAAACCTGGTGGACATGCGGGGACCGGCCGGCGCCGACAGGGGGAGGGAGTGGGATGGACGAACTACCCATAGGCCGGCGGGTGGCGTACTGGCGGAGCCGTCGCAAGATGTCCCAGCAGGTCTTCGCCGACCGGCTCGGCAAGTCGAAGAGCTGGGTGGACAAGGTGGAGCGCGGCGTCCGCCGGTTGGACAAGTTCTCCGTGCTCTACGAGATCGCCGACATCCTCCAGATCGACGTGCAACTGCTGCACGGCAAGGACCCGGAGCGGCGCAGCGACGCGCTCAACTGCATCGACCAGGTCGAGGTGGAGGAGATCCGCAGCGCCCTGGAGCGCTACGACTCGATGAGCGCCTACTTCGACGCGGCGCCGTACCCTCCGCCGCTGGCCGACATGCGCAAGGCGGTCAACCACGCCTGGCTCACCTACCAGTACGGCCGCTACGGCATGCTCACCCGGGCGCTGCCCAAGCTGCTGCGCGACGCCCAGGCGGCGGACGCCGTCTACGGCGGCGACGACCAGGGTCGGGAGGCCGCCCACCTGCTCGGGCAGGTCTACCAGATCGCCTCCTCGGTGCTGCGCAAGCTGGGCGAGTGCAACCTGGCCTGGCTGGCCGCCGACCGGTCGATGGCGGTGGCCCAGCGGGCCGACGACCCGCTGCTCGCCGGCATCGCCACCACCCGGGTCTGCAACGCGCTCGTCGCGATGGGCCGTCCCCGCCCCGCGCTCGAACTCAACGTGCGGATCGCCGACCGGCTCGCCCCCGGCAGCGACAACGACGCCCGGCCCGAGCGTCTCTCGGTCTACGGCTCGCTGCTGCTCCAGGGCGCCATGGCCGCCGCCCGGATCGGCGACTCGGCGACCGTGGACGACCTGATCAGCGGCGCCGCCGAGGCGGCCGTCCTGCTCGGCGGCGACCACAACCACTACTGGACGTCGTTCGGCCCGACCAACCTGGAGCTGCACCGCGCCGCCGCGGCGGTCGAGCTGGGTGACGGCGGCCGGGCGGTGGAGACCCACAAACGGCTGCCCACCCCGGCGTTCAACGCGCTGCTGCCCGAGCGGCGCGCGCACCACCTGCTCGACCTGGCCCGCGGGTACGCCCAGATCGGCGACGTCGCCAACGCCGGCGACATGCTGTTGCAGGGCGACCGGCTCGCGCCCTCCGAGATCCGGTGCCGGCCCATCGCCCACGAGCTGATGTCGGACGTGCTCCGTCGCACACGTGGTGCGCCGCCGCCGCCGATTGCGGAGTTGGCTGAGCACATGGGAGTCGGAGTATGAGCGCGGGCCGGGCCGGATGAGCGGTCCGCACACCAGCGACGGGCACCGCGGGGTGCTCTACGTCATCGCCTGCGGTTCGCCGCTGGCCCGTCACGTCGGCCGGCTGGTCGACCTCGCCCGAGCCGACGGCTGGACGGTCTGCGTGGTCACCACACCGGACGGCGCGAAGTTCGTCGACCGGGCGGCGTTGGCCCGGCAGACCGGCCACCCGGTCCGTACGCACTACAAGAACCCGGGTGACCGGGACGTGCTGCCCCCGGCGGACGCCATGCTGGTCTGCCCGGCGACGGTCAACACGGTCAACAAGTGGGCGGTGGGCATCACCGACACGCTCGCGCTCGGCCTGCTGATCGAGGCGCAGGGGCTCGGCGTGCCGATCGCGGCGGTTCCGTTCA is a window from the Micromonospora sp. DSM 45708 genome containing:
- a CDS encoding flavoprotein, with the protein product MSGPHTSDGHRGVLYVIACGSPLARHVGRLVDLARADGWTVCVVTTPDGAKFVDRAALARQTGHPVRTHYKNPGDRDVLPPADAMLVCPATVNTVNKWAVGITDTLALGLLIEAQGLGVPIAAVPFTNAAMAGHPAFRASLARLAEWGVRVVFGDHVVRLHPPGTGEQHLDAFPWEAGLAALRGAGRPVAPVA
- a CDS encoding FAD:protein FMN transferase: MGTAISLDLADDLPAATLHELAERTFDWLREVDARFSTYRDDSEVCRLDRGELRAADASGDLRAVLERCADLWSSTDGFFDAYATGRLDPSGYVKGWAAQVASDRLVAAGAPNHCVNAGGDVRVRGRTATGEPWRIGVRHPWDPAATCLVLTGTDLAVATSGVYERGHHVVDPRRGAPAAGLRSVTVVGPDLGVADAYATAAVAMGGPGIAWLDRLPAPWQHAVVTDDARLLHSRTLPATLDPARARPSPG
- a CDS encoding ferredoxin reductase family protein, yielding MTYQDTHAAGRRTGHSAPYGGRPAAPVPPGRPRRGPGGRRALAAAFWLGLVVAVLPWWLGTPAGSLADTADLLTAGGRITGLIAGYLLLVQVLAMSRLGVLERALGGERISRLHRDLGATLLVAVLTHMALLVVGYARQERNSVFGEVGALLTDYEDMLSAFLAAGVMVVVGFTAVRGIRRRLPYELWYALHLTSYLTLLLGYAHQFSNGAQLHEPGPVRTGWIVAYLLVVAALLWGRIIAPLVFNLRHKLRVADVVAESPDTVSVYLTGQRLNQIDMLGGQYFRWRFLNPGGWWQSHPFSVSAAGNGRWLRLTVKVVGGHTADLRDLTPGTRVWAEGPSGTFTAAHRTRERALLIAGGSGIAPLRAMLEELPPGAALIYRARTPADVLLHRELDWLAQARQTSVWYVIGRRDDPGPRQVMNPEGLRRLVPDLTRRDVYLCGPGGMVDETVKALRAAGVPRRQIHLTAFEL
- a CDS encoding FMN-binding protein, which encodes MRRTLIAITGLAAGTTALVVLKGGPGAGQATAGDLPVALAPVAPGGSPAPGGPTPTASGGGTPSAAPSTSAKPGAKPSADRTPATRTSTRARTTPAAPKTTTKAPKPTTRTVTGPTVTYRYGSLRVQITLSGSRIVDATGLDMPVGGQEGQRADDVQARYSGSSGEVVAKQSANLNTVSGATYTSTAYKQSLQSALDKA
- a CDS encoding helix-turn-helix domain-containing protein produces the protein MDELPIGRRVAYWRSRRKMSQQVFADRLGKSKSWVDKVERGVRRLDKFSVLYEIADILQIDVQLLHGKDPERRSDALNCIDQVEVEEIRSALERYDSMSAYFDAAPYPPPLADMRKAVNHAWLTYQYGRYGMLTRALPKLLRDAQAADAVYGGDDQGREAAHLLGQVYQIASSVLRKLGECNLAWLAADRSMAVAQRADDPLLAGIATTRVCNALVAMGRPRPALELNVRIADRLAPGSDNDARPERLSVYGSLLLQGAMAAARIGDSATVDDLISGAAEAAVLLGGDHNHYWTSFGPTNLELHRAAAAVELGDGGRAVETHKRLPTPAFNALLPERRAHHLLDLARGYAQIGDVANAGDMLLQGDRLAPSEIRCRPIAHELMSDVLRRTRGAPPPPIAELAEHMGVGV
- a CDS encoding bifunctional DNA primase/polymerase, with amino-acid sequence MWGNVRPRVAHLSPLERVRLRRVAIRYALHGWPVTPGACLANSRFVCGRAGCPTVGCHPALEEWEHAASADPARVATWWRSRPHGVLLPTGRAFDVLEVAAHLGRQVLETVAAHPAGFGVRGPVLVTPTGRWMFLVRPGDPLRPELEHCFHVVRHGPGSWIPAPPTRLPEGAVRWAVAPEQARWQLPDSYLVQNALIAALRAAGVTLTPELFPGHLPLPRRGR